In a single window of the Nicotiana tomentosiformis chromosome 8, ASM39032v3, whole genome shotgun sequence genome:
- the LOC104096190 gene encoding probable copper-transporting ATPase HMA5 isoform X2 translates to MAKTFQQKPNDQRENMSTCFNQKNIKRVKGVVVAKTIQNIFSKPHFPKGNSIYSEYEEKDNNIQENEANALFSVIGMTCSACAASVENAIKKLPGIKLVVIDVLNNKAQVIFNASLVYEEMIRETIEDVGFQAKLLKEEMNQKSSQVCRIQVNGMTCTSCSTTLESALQVIPGVHKAQVALATQEAEICYDPKIVDYNQLLEAIGNTGFEGKLISTGDDKSRILLKVDGANTENCVKLIKNSLLELQGVQEIDLDLQLKKLSVTYRADVTGPRDFIRAIESTGSGCFKASIFPEGRERDEHRHQEIRQYHRAFLWCLVFTVPVFFTSMVFMYIPGLKNVLETKVVNMLNIGEVLRWALSTPVQFIIGRKFYIGAYIALSHGYANMDVLIALGTNAAYFYSVYSVLRAATSPTFKASDFFETSSMLISFILLGKYLEVLARGKTSEAIAKLMDLAPKTATMLTIDDKGNVVNEEEVDSRLIQKNDVIKTIPGSKVACDGLVIWGQSHTNESMITGESRPVTKRTGDMVIGGTLNENGVLHIKATRVGSETALSQIVRLVESAQMAKAPVQRFADHISKYFVPLVIALSFCTWVSWFLAGMFKAYPRTWIPSSMDSFELALQFGISVMVVACPCALGLATPTAVMVGTGVGASLGVLIKGGQALESAREVNCIVFDKTGTLTIGKPMVVNTRLFKTMVPQECYELIAAAEVNSDHPLAKAIVEYAKKLRGSEEKLIWPEALNFESITGQGVKAIICNKEVIVGNKSLMLEEEIAIPVEAEEALAETEGLAQTGILVSIDKELIGVLAISDPLKPEAPEVISILKSMNIESMIVTGDNWGTANAIAKQVGIDSKYVVAEAKPKQKAEKVKELQFHFSRPGTRQSCGNGGRWS, encoded by the exons ATGGCAAAAACTTTTCAACAAAAACCAAATGACCAAAGAGAAAACATGTCTACTTGTTTCAACCAAAAGAATATAAAGAGAGTAAAAGGAGTAGTAGTAGCCAAAACTATCCAAAACATATTCTCAAAACCTCATTTCCCAAAAGGGAATTCAATTTACTCTGAATATGAAGAAAAAGACAATAATATTCAAGAAAATGAAGCTAATGCTTTGTTTTCAGTCATTGGAATGACTTGTTCTGCATGTGCTGCTTCTGTGGAGAATGCCATAAAAAAACTTCCTGGAATTAAACTGGTTGTAATTGATGTTTTGAATAACAAAGCTCAAGTTATTTTCAACGCCAGTCTTGTCTAT GAGGAGATGATCCGCGAGACCATAGAGGACGTCGGATTTCAGGCCAAATTGTTAAAAGAAGAGATGAATCAGAAGTCCTCTCAAGTATGCAGGATTCAAGTAAATGGAATGACTTGCACTTCTTGTTCCACAACTCTTGAATCAGCATTGCAGGTAATCCCTGGTGTACATAAAGCACAAGTCGCATTAGCAACTCAAGAAGCTGAAATCTGTTATGATCCAAAAATAGTAGATTACAATCAGCTGTTAGAAGCTATTGGAAATACAGGTTTCGAAGGCAAATTGATTAGTACAGGAGACGATAAGAGTCGTATACTGCTAAAAGTTGATGGAGCTAACACTGAGAATTGTGTTAAACTGATAAAGAATTCTCTTCTTGAACTTCAAGGAGTTCAAGAGATAGACTTAGACCTGCAGCTCAAAAAATTATCAGTCACTTATAGAGCAGATGTAACAGGACCGAGAGACTTTATTCGTGCAATCGAATCAACTGGATCAGGATGTTTCAAAGCATCTATATTTCCTGAGGGAAGAGAAAGAGACGAACATAGACATCAAGAAATCAGGCAATACCATAGAGCTTTTCTTTGGTGTTTAGTATTTACAGTTCCCGTCTTTTTTACTTCAATGGTTTTTATGTATATTCCTGGTTTGAAAAATGTATTGGAAACTAAGGTTGTCAACATGCTAAACATTGGAGAGGTTCTGAGATGGGCATTATCTACACCAGTACAGTTCATCATTGGTCGAAAATTCTATATTGGTGCCTATATTGCCTTAAGCCATGGTTATGCAAATATGGATGTTCTTATTGCATTAGGAACAAATGCAGCTTACTTTTATTCAGTCTATTCAGTACTAAGAGCTGCTACTTCTCCAACTTTCAAAGCTAGTGACTTTTTTGAGACTAGCTCAATGCTTATCTCGTTCATTCTACTTGGGAAATATCTGGAAGTTTTGGCTAGAGGAAAGACATCTGAGGCCATTGCCAAGCTCATGGATTTGGCCCCAAAGACTGCAACAATGTTAACAATAGATGACAAAGGCAATGTGGTAAATGAGGAAGAAGTTGATAGCAGATTGATACAAAAGAATGATGTGATTAAAACCATTCCAGGTTCAAAAGTGGCTTGTGATGGTCTTGTCATCTGGGGACAAAGCCATACAAATGAAAGCATGATAACAGGAGAATCTCGTCCGGTCACAAAAAGGACGGGTGACATGGTGATAGGAGGGACTTTGAATGAGAATGGGGTGTTACACATCAAGGCAACAAGGGTTGGGTCAGAGACTGCTCTATCGCAGATTGTTCGGTTGGTTGAATCAGCACAAATGGCTAAAGCTCCTGTGCAGAGATTTGCTGACCACATTTCCAAGTACTTTGTGCCTCTT GTCATTGCTCTCTCATTTTGTACTTGGGTTTCTTGGTTTTTAGCTGGAATGTTTAAAGCTTATCCAAGAACTTGGATTCCTTCTTCCATGGATAGCTTTGAGCTTGCCCTGCAGTTTGGCATATCGGTCATGGTGGTAGCCTGCCCCTGCGCACTCGGCCTAGCTACTCCCACTGCCGTTATGGTCGGTACTGGAGTTGGCGCTTCCCTTGGTGTCCTCATTAAAGGTGGTCAAGCATTGGAGAGTGCACGAGAG GTGAACTGTATAGTTTTTGACAAGACGGGCACTCTTACTATTGGTAAGCCTATGGTTGTCAATACTAGGCTTTTCAAAACTATGGTACCTCAAGAATGCTATGAACTTATTGCTGCTGCTGAG GTAAATAGTGATCACCCCTTAGCCAAGGCAATTGTTGAGTACGCGAAAAAATTGAGAGGAAGTGAGGAGAAACTTATCTGGCCTGAAGCCTTGAACTTTGAGTCCATAACTGGTCAAGGTGTGAAGGCTATCATCTGCAACAAAGAAGTGATTGTGGGGAACAAAAGCTTGATGCTAGAGGAGGAGATTGCCATTCCAGTTGAAGCTGAAGAAGCATTAGCAGAAACAGAAGGACTGGCTCAAACCGGCATCCTAGTATCTATCGATAAAGAGCTGATAGGTGTTCTTGCCATTTCCGATCCATTGAAGCCAGAGGCTCCAGAAG
- the LOC104096190 gene encoding probable copper-transporting ATPase HMA5 isoform X3 → MAKTFQQKPNDQRENMSTCFNQKNIKRVKGVVVAKTIQNIFSKPHFPKGNSIYSEYEEKDNNIQENEANALFSVIGMTCSACAASVENAIKKLPGIKLVVIDVLNNKAQVIFNASLVYEEMIRETIEDVGFQAKLLKEEMNQKSSQVCRIQVNGMTCTSCSTTLESALQVIPGVHKAQVALATQEAEICYDPKIVDYNQLLEAIGNTGFEGKLISTGDDKSRILLKVDGANTENCVKLIKNSLLELQGVQEIDLDLQLKKLSVTYRADVTGPRDFIRAIESTGSGCFKASIFPEGRERDEHRHQEIRQYHRAFLWCLVFTVPVFFTSMVFMYIPGLKNVLETKVVNMLNIGEVLRWALSTPVQFIIGRKFYIGAYIALSHGYANMDVLIALGTNAAYFYSVYSVLRAATSPTFKASDFFETSSMLISFILLGKYLEVLARGKTSEAIAKLMDLAPKTATMLTIDDKGNVVNEEEVDSRLIQKNDVIKTIPGSKVACDGLVIWGQSHTNESMITGESRPVTKRTGDMVIGGTLNENGVLHIKATRVGSETALSQIVRLVESAQMAKAPVQRFADHISKYFVPLVIALSFCTWVSWFLAGMFKAYPRTWIPSSMDSFELALQFGISVMVVACPCALGLATPTAVMVGTGVGASLGVLIKGGQALESAREVNCIVFDKTGTLTIGKPMVVNTRLFKTMVPQECYELIAAAEVNSDHPLAKAIVEYAKKLRGSEEKLIWPEALNFESITGQGVKAIICNKEVIVGNKSLMLEEEIAIPVEAEEALAETEGLAQTGILVSIDKELIGVLAISDPLKPEAPEVISILKSMNIESMIVTGDNWGTANAIAKQVGIDSKYVVAEAKPKQKAEKVKELQSTRN, encoded by the exons ATGGCAAAAACTTTTCAACAAAAACCAAATGACCAAAGAGAAAACATGTCTACTTGTTTCAACCAAAAGAATATAAAGAGAGTAAAAGGAGTAGTAGTAGCCAAAACTATCCAAAACATATTCTCAAAACCTCATTTCCCAAAAGGGAATTCAATTTACTCTGAATATGAAGAAAAAGACAATAATATTCAAGAAAATGAAGCTAATGCTTTGTTTTCAGTCATTGGAATGACTTGTTCTGCATGTGCTGCTTCTGTGGAGAATGCCATAAAAAAACTTCCTGGAATTAAACTGGTTGTAATTGATGTTTTGAATAACAAAGCTCAAGTTATTTTCAACGCCAGTCTTGTCTAT GAGGAGATGATCCGCGAGACCATAGAGGACGTCGGATTTCAGGCCAAATTGTTAAAAGAAGAGATGAATCAGAAGTCCTCTCAAGTATGCAGGATTCAAGTAAATGGAATGACTTGCACTTCTTGTTCCACAACTCTTGAATCAGCATTGCAGGTAATCCCTGGTGTACATAAAGCACAAGTCGCATTAGCAACTCAAGAAGCTGAAATCTGTTATGATCCAAAAATAGTAGATTACAATCAGCTGTTAGAAGCTATTGGAAATACAGGTTTCGAAGGCAAATTGATTAGTACAGGAGACGATAAGAGTCGTATACTGCTAAAAGTTGATGGAGCTAACACTGAGAATTGTGTTAAACTGATAAAGAATTCTCTTCTTGAACTTCAAGGAGTTCAAGAGATAGACTTAGACCTGCAGCTCAAAAAATTATCAGTCACTTATAGAGCAGATGTAACAGGACCGAGAGACTTTATTCGTGCAATCGAATCAACTGGATCAGGATGTTTCAAAGCATCTATATTTCCTGAGGGAAGAGAAAGAGACGAACATAGACATCAAGAAATCAGGCAATACCATAGAGCTTTTCTTTGGTGTTTAGTATTTACAGTTCCCGTCTTTTTTACTTCAATGGTTTTTATGTATATTCCTGGTTTGAAAAATGTATTGGAAACTAAGGTTGTCAACATGCTAAACATTGGAGAGGTTCTGAGATGGGCATTATCTACACCAGTACAGTTCATCATTGGTCGAAAATTCTATATTGGTGCCTATATTGCCTTAAGCCATGGTTATGCAAATATGGATGTTCTTATTGCATTAGGAACAAATGCAGCTTACTTTTATTCAGTCTATTCAGTACTAAGAGCTGCTACTTCTCCAACTTTCAAAGCTAGTGACTTTTTTGAGACTAGCTCAATGCTTATCTCGTTCATTCTACTTGGGAAATATCTGGAAGTTTTGGCTAGAGGAAAGACATCTGAGGCCATTGCCAAGCTCATGGATTTGGCCCCAAAGACTGCAACAATGTTAACAATAGATGACAAAGGCAATGTGGTAAATGAGGAAGAAGTTGATAGCAGATTGATACAAAAGAATGATGTGATTAAAACCATTCCAGGTTCAAAAGTGGCTTGTGATGGTCTTGTCATCTGGGGACAAAGCCATACAAATGAAAGCATGATAACAGGAGAATCTCGTCCGGTCACAAAAAGGACGGGTGACATGGTGATAGGAGGGACTTTGAATGAGAATGGGGTGTTACACATCAAGGCAACAAGGGTTGGGTCAGAGACTGCTCTATCGCAGATTGTTCGGTTGGTTGAATCAGCACAAATGGCTAAAGCTCCTGTGCAGAGATTTGCTGACCACATTTCCAAGTACTTTGTGCCTCTT GTCATTGCTCTCTCATTTTGTACTTGGGTTTCTTGGTTTTTAGCTGGAATGTTTAAAGCTTATCCAAGAACTTGGATTCCTTCTTCCATGGATAGCTTTGAGCTTGCCCTGCAGTTTGGCATATCGGTCATGGTGGTAGCCTGCCCCTGCGCACTCGGCCTAGCTACTCCCACTGCCGTTATGGTCGGTACTGGAGTTGGCGCTTCCCTTGGTGTCCTCATTAAAGGTGGTCAAGCATTGGAGAGTGCACGAGAG GTGAACTGTATAGTTTTTGACAAGACGGGCACTCTTACTATTGGTAAGCCTATGGTTGTCAATACTAGGCTTTTCAAAACTATGGTACCTCAAGAATGCTATGAACTTATTGCTGCTGCTGAG GTAAATAGTGATCACCCCTTAGCCAAGGCAATTGTTGAGTACGCGAAAAAATTGAGAGGAAGTGAGGAGAAACTTATCTGGCCTGAAGCCTTGAACTTTGAGTCCATAACTGGTCAAGGTGTGAAGGCTATCATCTGCAACAAAGAAGTGATTGTGGGGAACAAAAGCTTGATGCTAGAGGAGGAGATTGCCATTCCAGTTGAAGCTGAAGAAGCATTAGCAGAAACAGAAGGACTGGCTCAAACCGGCATCCTAGTATCTATCGATAAAGAGCTGATAGGTGTTCTTGCCATTTCCGATCCATTGAAGCCAGAGGCTCCAGAAG
- the LOC104096190 gene encoding probable copper-transporting ATPase HMA5 isoform X4 — protein sequence MAKTFQQKPNDQRENMSTCFNQKNIKRVKGVVVAKTIQNIFSKPHFPKGNSIYSEYEEKDNNIQENEANALFSVIGMTCSACAASVENAIKKLPGIKLVVIDVLNNKAQVIFNASLVYEEMIRETIEDVGFQAKLLKEEMNQKSSQVCRIQVNGMTCTSCSTTLESALQVIPGVHKAQVALATQEAEICYDPKIVDYNQLLEAIGNTGFEGKLISTGDDKSRILLKVDGANTENCVKLIKNSLLELQGVQEIDLDLQLKKLSVTYRADVTGPRDFIRAIESTGSGCFKASIFPEGRERDEHRHQEIRQYHRAFLWCLVFTVPVFFTSMVFMYIPGLKNVLETKVVNMLNIGEVLRWALSTPVQFIIGRKFYIGAYIALSHGYANMDVLIALGTNAAYFYSVYSVLRAATSPTFKASDFFETSSMLISFILLGKYLEVLARGKTSEAIAKLMDLAPKTATMLTIDDKGNVVNEEEVDSRLIQKNDVIKTIPGSKVACDGLVIWGQSHTNESMITGESRPVTKRTGDMVIGGTLNENGVLHIKATRVGSETALSQIVRLVESAQMAKAPVQRFADHISKYFVPLVIALSFCTWVSWFLAGMFKAYPRTWIPSSMDSFELALQFGISVMVVACPCALGLATPTAVMVGTGVGASLGVLIKGGQALESAREVNCIVFDKTGTLTIGKPMVVNTRLFKTMVPQECYELIAAAEVNSDHPLAKAIVEYAKKLRGSEEKLIWPEALNFESITGQGVKAIICNKEVIVGNKSLMLEEEIAIPVEAEEALAETEGLAQTGILVSIDKELIGVLAISDPLKPEAPEVISILKSMNIESMIVTGDNWGTANAIAKQVGIDSKYVVAEAKPKQKAEKVKELQAQI from the exons ATGGCAAAAACTTTTCAACAAAAACCAAATGACCAAAGAGAAAACATGTCTACTTGTTTCAACCAAAAGAATATAAAGAGAGTAAAAGGAGTAGTAGTAGCCAAAACTATCCAAAACATATTCTCAAAACCTCATTTCCCAAAAGGGAATTCAATTTACTCTGAATATGAAGAAAAAGACAATAATATTCAAGAAAATGAAGCTAATGCTTTGTTTTCAGTCATTGGAATGACTTGTTCTGCATGTGCTGCTTCTGTGGAGAATGCCATAAAAAAACTTCCTGGAATTAAACTGGTTGTAATTGATGTTTTGAATAACAAAGCTCAAGTTATTTTCAACGCCAGTCTTGTCTAT GAGGAGATGATCCGCGAGACCATAGAGGACGTCGGATTTCAGGCCAAATTGTTAAAAGAAGAGATGAATCAGAAGTCCTCTCAAGTATGCAGGATTCAAGTAAATGGAATGACTTGCACTTCTTGTTCCACAACTCTTGAATCAGCATTGCAGGTAATCCCTGGTGTACATAAAGCACAAGTCGCATTAGCAACTCAAGAAGCTGAAATCTGTTATGATCCAAAAATAGTAGATTACAATCAGCTGTTAGAAGCTATTGGAAATACAGGTTTCGAAGGCAAATTGATTAGTACAGGAGACGATAAGAGTCGTATACTGCTAAAAGTTGATGGAGCTAACACTGAGAATTGTGTTAAACTGATAAAGAATTCTCTTCTTGAACTTCAAGGAGTTCAAGAGATAGACTTAGACCTGCAGCTCAAAAAATTATCAGTCACTTATAGAGCAGATGTAACAGGACCGAGAGACTTTATTCGTGCAATCGAATCAACTGGATCAGGATGTTTCAAAGCATCTATATTTCCTGAGGGAAGAGAAAGAGACGAACATAGACATCAAGAAATCAGGCAATACCATAGAGCTTTTCTTTGGTGTTTAGTATTTACAGTTCCCGTCTTTTTTACTTCAATGGTTTTTATGTATATTCCTGGTTTGAAAAATGTATTGGAAACTAAGGTTGTCAACATGCTAAACATTGGAGAGGTTCTGAGATGGGCATTATCTACACCAGTACAGTTCATCATTGGTCGAAAATTCTATATTGGTGCCTATATTGCCTTAAGCCATGGTTATGCAAATATGGATGTTCTTATTGCATTAGGAACAAATGCAGCTTACTTTTATTCAGTCTATTCAGTACTAAGAGCTGCTACTTCTCCAACTTTCAAAGCTAGTGACTTTTTTGAGACTAGCTCAATGCTTATCTCGTTCATTCTACTTGGGAAATATCTGGAAGTTTTGGCTAGAGGAAAGACATCTGAGGCCATTGCCAAGCTCATGGATTTGGCCCCAAAGACTGCAACAATGTTAACAATAGATGACAAAGGCAATGTGGTAAATGAGGAAGAAGTTGATAGCAGATTGATACAAAAGAATGATGTGATTAAAACCATTCCAGGTTCAAAAGTGGCTTGTGATGGTCTTGTCATCTGGGGACAAAGCCATACAAATGAAAGCATGATAACAGGAGAATCTCGTCCGGTCACAAAAAGGACGGGTGACATGGTGATAGGAGGGACTTTGAATGAGAATGGGGTGTTACACATCAAGGCAACAAGGGTTGGGTCAGAGACTGCTCTATCGCAGATTGTTCGGTTGGTTGAATCAGCACAAATGGCTAAAGCTCCTGTGCAGAGATTTGCTGACCACATTTCCAAGTACTTTGTGCCTCTT GTCATTGCTCTCTCATTTTGTACTTGGGTTTCTTGGTTTTTAGCTGGAATGTTTAAAGCTTATCCAAGAACTTGGATTCCTTCTTCCATGGATAGCTTTGAGCTTGCCCTGCAGTTTGGCATATCGGTCATGGTGGTAGCCTGCCCCTGCGCACTCGGCCTAGCTACTCCCACTGCCGTTATGGTCGGTACTGGAGTTGGCGCTTCCCTTGGTGTCCTCATTAAAGGTGGTCAAGCATTGGAGAGTGCACGAGAG GTGAACTGTATAGTTTTTGACAAGACGGGCACTCTTACTATTGGTAAGCCTATGGTTGTCAATACTAGGCTTTTCAAAACTATGGTACCTCAAGAATGCTATGAACTTATTGCTGCTGCTGAG GTAAATAGTGATCACCCCTTAGCCAAGGCAATTGTTGAGTACGCGAAAAAATTGAGAGGAAGTGAGGAGAAACTTATCTGGCCTGAAGCCTTGAACTTTGAGTCCATAACTGGTCAAGGTGTGAAGGCTATCATCTGCAACAAAGAAGTGATTGTGGGGAACAAAAGCTTGATGCTAGAGGAGGAGATTGCCATTCCAGTTGAAGCTGAAGAAGCATTAGCAGAAACAGAAGGACTGGCTCAAACCGGCATCCTAGTATCTATCGATAAAGAGCTGATAGGTGTTCTTGCCATTTCCGATCCATTGAAGCCAGAGGCTCCAGAAG